Proteins encoded together in one Candidatus Woesearchaeota archaeon window:
- a CDS encoding RNA-protein complex protein Nop10, whose product MAKTILKCERCFSYGLAETCSCGGKRVFSHPPKFSPEDKYGKYRRMAKEQQ is encoded by the coding sequence ATGGCAAAAACAATTCTGAAATGTGAGCGATGCTTTTCTTATGGATTGGCTGAAACCTGTAGTTGTGGTGGTAAACGAGTATTTTCTCATCCGCCAAAATTTTCTCCTGAAGATAAATACGGCAAATATCGTCGAATGGCAAAAGAACAACAATAA